Within Leishmania infantum JPCM5 genome chromosome 35, the genomic segment AGGTGCCAGTGAAGCCAACAAATGACACATTCGAGTCGGGCAGTGACAGCGACAGACCGCATCCAGCGTAGGCGCTGATGACTTCAAATAAGGTGCGCGTCATAATATCAAAACGACTcttgagcagctgcacccgcATTTCGGCCTCTTCTGAAAAGAGCATCAGCACCATTCCAGTAAACAGCCAGAAGAGACGCGACGTGAGCAGGCGGACGACAGAGGTGCGGAACATTTGCCTCCACTTGCGGTACGTGCGATCGGTCGATATCGGGAGAGCGGGGAGGTACATGGAGAGGATGGTTACCGCTACATGAGCATTGCTGTactcgagcagcggcacaaaggaggcagcggcgaagcggacggcggcggcctggCAGAGAGATAGGTATATCTTGTACGGCCATGTGTACCCGTGCAGCACCCCATCCCACTGCTCATACCAGAACGGGGCCGCTTGCATCAGGGTCAGGGCGCACCACGCAAAGCCCAGAAAGGCCGTTTCGCTGGGACGAAAGAGAAACGGGTGAAAGGTGCCTGGCTCTTTAGACGACATCGCCTCCCGAAATGCAGCGTCCATATTATCTAGGCAGCGTAAGAGAGAGTAAGAGTGGCGTGGCAGGGCATGAAGCAAGGCTGCAGAGATGTCGTCGGTTTCGCTGGCGCTCCTCTCCTCACCGTCGCTAGTGTCGTCCAAAGGCGAGCGACAGAGCTCGATGCAGCGGCATAGGAGACCGGTAAAGCGGCGTACGACCCACAGCGAGCACCACTCGCACAGCATAAAAAAGCGGAGAAAGACAGGGAAGGCGGTGAACCCTagtgcgcacgctgctgtcACCAGGCCCGTCACAGCGGCGTCCCTCGCGTACGCCTCCATGGGTAAGAAGATGGAGCTGTGGAATGAAGCGAGTGTCATGCAGAACACGTCAAAGGCAGAGAGGTGTGAGACGTTGAGACTCCACAGCAGCGTCATGAGGGCACTGTTGACGACGACAAAGTACACAAAGGGGGTGATGGCGCTCACGAGAGCAGCGTAGTGCAAGCGGCGTGCCTCGGCTCGCTTCTTCGCCCGTAATAACGCCTCCCGTGGTGTATCCTTCTCTTCGGGGTAAAAGACATGCCGCACGCGGTGTAACATGAAGAGGCGCAGAAGAGGTTGAAAGCTGCTGGTGATCACAACCCCTCCAGGGAGCAACAGAAAATGCCGGAAAAGCGTCGCGCCGGCAGACCATTTGCCTACGTCCACTGACTGCAGACCGCAGTTGCACACCGAGGATACGGCGACAAAGAAGGCGTCAACAGTGGCGAGGTGTGGGACCATGACAAGCAGACCAAGAAACCCAATCAAAACCCATGTGCATATGTACACAAAATGGCAAAAGAGGTACCATTTCTTGAAGAAATCGAGCTGCTCAATGAGGTGCCGCTGGTCGGCAGTGAGAGGCAGAAGCACAGGCGCCTCAAACAAGAGCTGAGAGGTGCGGGAGTAGTCATCTCTGGGAGCCGTGGGAAGCGGCGTCAGTGGCGGTTGCTCACCTACCTCGAAGGGGAGCGCCTGACGGTGGGGCGTGGCAGGCACGCCAACACCAGATGGCATAATTCAGACGGGAAAGGCAAGGACGGCTAGGCAAATGCGAAAACTACCGAGGTGATCGTAGCAGTTGTTGGCGGATGGTTATGTCTCGGCGGAGCGAAAGAGAGGCCCTGCGCCGCACCTCCTATCACTTTCTTTCAGCGGCTTCTGCGAGTTTCGAGgggcagagaaaaaaaagtcCCGTGGCCGCACAGGATAAGCGAACTGGCCGAAGCTAACGAAGCAAAGTACAGAAAAAGGCAGAAGTGGGAGAAgcggccgtcgtcgtcggaaggggggggggcagaggagaaagagTAACGCAGCAGTCTTACTTAGCAACGCGTGATGCACCTGTTCGCTGGGAGTGGTGGCAGTGCAGGAACGATGCGGAATCACTCTCGTATCGGACTAATCCTAGAAGCGCCCAACCAATAGGTGTGCTCTAGTGCCACTGTGCCGCGAGTCTTTGCCCTCTTTTCGATTTATCTCCCTTTCCTCTCACCCACTAACCCATGCACCACGCCCAACTCACCCCTTTCTTCCCTTCCATGCCGTCGCGTTCAGCAAATATGAACTTTGAGGAGCTGCGACTCCGTGTACGCAAAGAGCAGCAACTGCATTTTCCAGCAGCCTGCGTGTTGAGTGATATCGAGCACAACGTCGGTGACATCAATGAGAGGGGACTTTTCCTGTGAGTTGGAGGCAcctgcatgtgtgtgtgtgtggtgtctTTGTGGCTGTGTACCGCCAATGCATGCAATGCGGCTCATGCCTTGTTGCTAGATTCCATCGTAGTGTACATCAAAAGTGTTCCACCATTCTCGATTTCCTTTGAGTGGAATGGAAAAAATTATATAAACAACGCGGCACTCTCGTTaaggaaagaaggagagacgTGACACTGTTTGGTAGCGCGCCACACTCCACTTCACCTTATCTCTCACAGCGTTGCCTCCGCTCACTACAGCTACACGGCTGGCGAGGTAGAAGGACGCTCTTCCATTAGTGAGCCGTACAGCTCGCACAACGATGGCAGCCGGTAGGCATCGCCGTACACACGCCTTTCCAGTGCAGTGCCGCGCTGAGTCCTGGTGTGCGTAGCGCTGAGCATGCCgttgcgcgcacgcgtctcCTGCAAGTAGCGATGGGTGCGGCTCTGTGCGGCGAGCATCCCATCCTCGATGTGtctcagctgcgccacggcacACCGACGATGTCCTGCAtgcttcgcctgcagcgcagccatGCTGGCATCATCCTTCTCTAGCGCTATAGTTTCCCGCTTGAGCAAGGCAGCCGCCTGACGAGTGATGCGATGTTCGAGCAAGCTGCCTCGGCTGAGCAAATAGGCGCCCAAGAGTTCTCTTTCTaggcgcgccgcatcgcggcggcgcttggCAGCCTCAGAAAAGCTGCCTTCCCATCTCAGCTCTGTCTCCTGCTGTTGCAACACCAGCACCTCGCGAGGGACAGCTATCGGCATGGTTTGCAGTTTCACAGTCTCAGAGGCGGCGAACCgggccagctcctcctcgtccgctCGGCGTCGTTCAGCTTGTGAGCGGAGAAGACGCTCCAAGTGTACGCGCTTCTCTtgcgatgcggcgcgccgctgctgcaagagGTATTGACCTTCGGCTCGTTGCAGCGCATTCCACTGATGTGCACCGTCTCTTTCCAACTGcatggccgccgcagagAGCGCCGTTTCGCTCTGGACACAATCGCTTTGCAGAAGCTCTTCAGCGAGCTCATATTTGCCCATGCCGGCGAGCCTtcgcacgcggcggcgtgcactTTCCTCAGCGAGCGACATCGCGGCTGTCGTGGGGACGGAGCAAAGCTGACGAGTCGTCGTCCCGGTCACTGTcatccctctttctctctcgacCGCAAGAACTCAGCAATGGCCCGGTGATgacagcgctgcggtgccagTCGTCAGTGCAGTAGATGAATGGGTGTGTACGCTGTCTCACGAAACCATGTACGCATAGGAGGCACAGCGAACGTGCAAACGACCAAAGacgaagaaagaaagagtGGCGAGGAAGTGACGAGGAAGGTTGAAAAGATGAAAGCCACTTGAGTACACGCCAAGCAGAAAGT encodes:
- the HKT1 gene encoding Trk system potassium uptake protein, yielding MPSGVGVPATPHRQALPFEVGEQPPLTPLPTAPRDDYSRTSQLLFEAPVLLPLTADQRHLIEQLDFFKKWYLFCHFVYICTWVLIGFLGLLVMVPHLATVDAFFVAVSSVCNCGLQSVDVGKWSAGATLFRHFLLLPGGVVITSSFQPLLRLFMLHRVRHVFYPEEKDTPREALLRAKKRAEARRLHYAALVSAITPFVYFVVVNSALMTLLWSLNVSHLSAFDVFCMTLASFHSSIFLPMEAYARDAAVTGLVTAACALGFTAFPVFLRFFMLCEWCSLWVVRRFTGLLCRCIELCRSPLDDTSDGEERSASETDDISAALLHALPRHSYSLLRCLDNMDAAFREAMSSKEPGTFHPFLFRPSETAFLGFAWCALTLMQAAPFWYEQWDGVLHGYTWPYKIYLSLCQAAAVRFAAASFVPLLEYSNAHVAVTILSMYLPALPISTDRTYRKWRQMFRTSVVRLLTSRLFWLFTGMVLMLFSEEAEMRVQLLKSRFDIMTRTLFEVISAYAGCGLSLSLPDSNVSFVGFTGTFCKLIIAAVILGGRHRFVDLGIDLGFSSLQSDVDATSSSERISSSQT